The following coding sequences lie in one Homalodisca vitripennis isolate AUS2020 chromosome X, UT_GWSS_2.1, whole genome shotgun sequence genomic window:
- the LOC124368562 gene encoding uncharacterized protein LOC124368562 yields the protein MCFLNFHYRMSLPKYDELAFVFIKRGGLYCQQPLWPAFIVHVMRTSDDYLYMYEVEMFGDHNPRRVVVPETQIYPATSYRIKLYSNNNLHSRFQVAMKEMELLSEMIQNRQREVGRAQAIPRNLLPELDQIAREDRQRTKWRRFIHEISNGVVTLCRRIIFGWQ from the coding sequence atgtgttttttaaactttcattacaGAATGTCTCTGCCGAAGTATGATGAATTGGCTTTCGTTTTCATAAAGAGAGGAGGGCTTTACTGCCAACAGCCACTTTGGCCGGCATTCATTGTGCATGTAATGAGAACAAGTGATGACTACCTGTATATGTACGAAGTTGAGATGTTTGGGGATCACAACCCACGTAGGGTAGTTGTTCCCGAAACCCAAATATATCCAGCAACAAGCTACAGGATAAAACTATATTCAAACAATAATCTACATAGCCGCTTTCAAGTGGCAATGAAGGAAATGGAGTTATTATCCGAAATGATTCAAAACAGGCAAAGAGAAGTAGGTAGAGCACAAGCGATTCCCAGGAATCTACTTCCAGAACTGGACCAGATAGCAAGGGAGGATCGTCAGAGGACGAAATGGAGAAGATTCATCCACGAAATCTCAAATGGCGTAGTAACCCTTTGCCGG